Below is a window of Halobaculum lipolyticum DNA.
GGGTGCTCGGCGGGAACGTGCCGATCCTCGCGTGGACCACCCTCAACCTCCACGTCGGTCTCGGCCTCCTGCTCGTCCCGCTCGTCCTCTGGCACCTCCGGGGCCGCTACCACTCGCCGCGGGCGCTCGACCCGGACCGTCGGGCGGCGCTGAAGGTCGGGGCGCTCCTGCTCGCGGGGACGGTCGCGTGGCGCGCGACGGAGACGGCCGACCGCGCCCTCGGCGGCGCGACCCGCCGGTTCACCGGCTCGAAGCCGACGGGCGACCTGTACGACACCGAAACCGAGGGCGGCGGCTTCCCCGTCACCTCGTGGGTCGCCGACGACCCCGACCCGGTCGACCGCGGCGAGTGGACGCTCTCGGTGCGGGGGCTGGTCGACGAGGAGCGTTCCCTCGCGTACGAGGCGGTCGGTCCCGAGCGCGACCTGGAGGCGACCCTCGACTGTACGTCGGGGTGGTACACCGTGCAGAACTGGGGCGGCGTCCGCGTCGGCGACCTGCTCGACGCCGCGGGCGTCGACGAGCGGGCGCGCTACGTCCGGTTCACGTCGGTGACGGGCTACCGGTGGTCACTCCCGGTCGCGGAGGCGCGCGACGCGCTGCTGGCGACGCACGTCGGCGGCCGCCGGCTGCGCCACGGCCACGGCGGACCGATGCGCCTCGTCGCCCCCGGCCGGCGCGGCTTCCAGTGGGTGAAGTGGGTCGAGTCGGTGGAGGTGCGCGAGCGCGGCGACGCGATGCAGTGGCTCGTGACGCTCGTCTCGGGCTTCGACTGATCAGGCGCCGCCGCCGTCGACGGTCTCGACGTCAGCGTCCGACGGGCTGACGAGGTGGACGTGGTCGTCGCTCGCGAGCGCGTCGGCGACGCCGGCCGGGAACAACGGCGCGTCCGCGGCACGCAACTCGGCGAGCGACCGCCAGTACGCCTCGT
It encodes the following:
- a CDS encoding molybdopterin-dependent oxidoreductase; its protein translation is MRRRVGRTLRRVEPPARVVDWAIAVCVAVEVASGLYSFTRGTPSGAWVFWLHSVVGLTLVALVCFKLYRVRRRVTARAAWDRFTPVSVLQSVVALAALATGVFWVLGGNVPILAWTTLNLHVGLGLLLVPLVLWHLRGRYHSPRALDPDRRAALKVGALLLAGTVAWRATETADRALGGATRRFTGSKPTGDLYDTETEGGGFPVTSWVADDPDPVDRGEWTLSVRGLVDEERSLAYEAVGPERDLEATLDCTSGWYTVQNWGGVRVGDLLDAAGVDERARYVRFTSVTGYRWSLPVAEARDALLATHVGGRRLRHGHGGPMRLVAPGRRGFQWVKWVESVEVRERGDAMQWLVTLVSGFD